ATCGTTCCATTGAAGAAAATCTGGATTTATTCGAACGTATGAAAAATGGTGAGTTTGAAGAAGGAACACATATTTTGAGAGCCAAAATAGATATGACCGCGACCAATATGCTGATGCGTGATCCTATCATGTACCGAATCTTACACAAACACCACCACAGAACCGGTGATAAATGGTGTATTTATCCAATGTATGACTGGGCACACGGCGAAAGTGATTATCTGGAGCAGATTTCCCATTCTTTCTGTACACTGGAATTTTTACCTCACAGAGAATTATACGATTGGTTTTTAGACCAGATTATCGATACTAATTTAACACGTCCTAAACAACGTGAGTTTGCACGCCGGAACCTTTCCCATACTGTTGTTAGTAAACGTAAGTTATTACAATTGGTTCAGGACGGGCATGTTACCGGATGGGACGATCCGAGAATGTCAACCATTTCAGGAATGAGAAGACGCGGTTATACACCGGCTGCTATCCGCAATTTTGCCGATACCATTGGTATTGCCAAACGCGACAACCTGATTGACGTTTCCTTACTGGAATTCTGTGTTCGTGAAGATTTAAACAAAACAACTCCGCGTGTCATGGCTGTTTTAGATCCGGTTAAACTGGTAATTACCAATTATCCGGAAGGAAAAGAAGAATGGCTGGAAGCAGAAAATAATCCGGAAGAAGAAGTTATGACCTATAGAACGGTTCCTTTTTCTAAAGAATTATATATTGAAAGAGAAGACTTTCTGGAAGAAGCAAACAGTAAATTCTTCCGTCTTACTCTTGGAAAAGAGGTTCGTCTGAAAAATGCTTACATTATTAAAGGCGAAAGCGTAGTAAAAGACGCTGAAGGAAATATAACAGAAATTCACGCTACTTATGATGAAGAGAGTAGAAGTGGCAGCGGTACAGAAGCCAGCAAAAGAAAAGTAAAAGGTACTATTCACTGGGTGTCCGTTTCACATGCTATTCCGGCAGAAATAAGAATCTATGACCGTTTGTTTTCACATGAAAACCCGGATGGAAACAAAGAGATTGATTTTAAAGAATTTTTAAACCCTAATTCATTAGAGGTGATTACCGGATATTTGGAACCAAGCCTGAAAACAGCTGTTGACGGGGATCGTTTCCAATTCCAACGCTTAGGATATTTCTGTGTCGATAAAGAAAGTACTGCTGAAAAGTTAGTATTTAACAAAACCGTAGGCCTGCGGGATACATGGGCAAAATTAGAAAGTAAAGAATAAAATCATGTTGGATCAGTTTTTAGGTGAACAAGGTGTTGCTAACGTTTATTTGTACTCAGCACCTTTACACATTATTATCATATTGTTTGAAATGTTTTATAGTCGTTCTCACAAAAAGAAATTCTATGAAACAAAAGATACCTTAACGAATATTTACATGGCTTGTTTGAACTACGGTTTGGACATTATCATGAAAGCCTTTGCGATAGGGGTGATGTTTTTTTTCTATCAGCACCGCATTTTTGATTTGGAATTTAACAGTATCTGGTACTGGATTGGCGTATTCCTGCTGCAGGACTTTGCCTATTATGTGCACCATTACGTAGACCACCATTCAAGAATGTTCTGGGCTGTTCACGTAACACACCACAATTCAGGGTATTTTAACATTACAACAGGATTCCGATCCCCGGTTTTACAGCCGTTATACCGTTATTTATTCTTTTCACCCATAGCCTTTTTAGGTTTTGATCCGTGGCACATTATGGCCGCTTATGCAATTATCCAGATCTATGGAACCTGGGTGCATACGAAAACCGTGAAAAGCATGGGAATATTGGAATGGATATTGGTAACACCTTCTCATCACCGTGTACACCATGCTTCCAATGCAAGATACCTGGACAGAAATATGGGAATGGGCTTAATTATCTGGGACAGGATTTTCGGAACATTTGAAAAAGAAGATCCCAACTATGAAGAAGTTCGTTTTGGTTTAACTTCCGAAATAAAAGACAAAGGTCCGTTGAATATTGTTTTCCACGAATGGAAAGATATCTGGAAAGATGCTTCCCAACCGGGAATCAAATTTACCGACCGCTTAAAATATATTTTTTATCCGCCGGGTTGGTCCCATACCGGAGATTTTAAAACTTCTGCAAAATTAAGAGCCGAAGAAAAGGCAAATAGAAAATAACTATGAAAGACTCCTAAAACGGAGTCTTTTTTTATTATATAAATTATCTATGATTAATATAATTTTAATATTTAAAAACTATTAAAACCGACTTTAAATAAAAGCTTAAAATCAATTATTATTTTTCCTTAATATATTTTCTTATCTTTAAAAATATGATTCAAAATAAAGCCTCTAATTGAATTTTTGAAATAAACAAGAATTTATTAACGCCTTTTTAACGTATTAGCCGTTTTTATTTTCGTAAGTTTATAATTATTAATTTTTAAAAAGTGAGATTATGTCAAACAACGCAGGAAACACATTATTGGCACTTTTGGCTGGAGCAGCTATCGGTGCTGGAGCAGGAATACTATTCGCCCCGGATAAAGGTTCTAAAACAAGAAGAAAAATTAAAGATGGTTTCGACAGAGAAACAGATCATCTGAAAGACAAATTTAATGAAGCTACCCATAACCTTAAAAATAAATTCTCGAAAGCTAAATTTGATTT
This region of Flavobacterium inviolabile genomic DNA includes:
- a CDS encoding glutamine--tRNA ligase/YqeY domain fusion protein, with translation MSTKEKSLNFIEQIIEEDLKNGLSQDKLRFRFPPEPNGYLHIGHASSICLNFGLGLDYQAPVNLRFDDTNPAKEEQEYVDAIKRDVQWLGYEWAHECYASDYFQQLYDWTVALIKKGKAYVDSQTSEEMAKQKGTPTQPGVDSPYRNRSIEENLDLFERMKNGEFEEGTHILRAKIDMTATNMLMRDPIMYRILHKHHHRTGDKWCIYPMYDWAHGESDYLEQISHSFCTLEFLPHRELYDWFLDQIIDTNLTRPKQREFARRNLSHTVVSKRKLLQLVQDGHVTGWDDPRMSTISGMRRRGYTPAAIRNFADTIGIAKRDNLIDVSLLEFCVREDLNKTTPRVMAVLDPVKLVITNYPEGKEEWLEAENNPEEEVMTYRTVPFSKELYIEREDFLEEANSKFFRLTLGKEVRLKNAYIIKGESVVKDAEGNITEIHATYDEESRSGSGTEASKRKVKGTIHWVSVSHAIPAEIRIYDRLFSHENPDGNKEIDFKEFLNPNSLEVITGYLEPSLKTAVDGDRFQFQRLGYFCVDKESTAEKLVFNKTVGLRDTWAKLESKE
- a CDS encoding YtxH domain-containing protein, which codes for MSNNAGNTLLALLAGAAIGAGAGILFAPDKGSKTRRKIKDGFDRETDHLKDKFNEATHNLKNKFSKAKFDLESEFDHLVANVDNKTEDVIATLERKLEDLKKQHAKATK
- a CDS encoding sterol desaturase family protein, with the protein product MLDQFLGEQGVANVYLYSAPLHIIIILFEMFYSRSHKKKFYETKDTLTNIYMACLNYGLDIIMKAFAIGVMFFFYQHRIFDLEFNSIWYWIGVFLLQDFAYYVHHYVDHHSRMFWAVHVTHHNSGYFNITTGFRSPVLQPLYRYLFFSPIAFLGFDPWHIMAAYAIIQIYGTWVHTKTVKSMGILEWILVTPSHHRVHHASNARYLDRNMGMGLIIWDRIFGTFEKEDPNYEEVRFGLTSEIKDKGPLNIVFHEWKDIWKDASQPGIKFTDRLKYIFYPPGWSHTGDFKTSAKLRAEEKANRK